The genomic stretch TGGCTACATGCGCCTGGTGGTACGCGAGTTGGAGAGCCAGTTGCAGGACGCACGCCAGAGCCTGGCTTTGCAACGCCGCTCATCCTGGAAGTCTGTTGCCAGCCGCTGTAAGCCCCAGGCTCCTAACCACCGAGCTGCGGGCCTGGAGAATGGCCACTGCCTCTCCAAGGACAGCAGCCCTGTGGGCTTGGTTGAAGAAGCGGGCAGCAGGTCTGCAGGGTGGGGGTTGGCTGAGTGGGAGCTGCAGGGCCCTGCCAGCCTCCTCCTAGGCAAGGGGCAGAGCCCTGTGTCCCCTGAGACCTCCTGCTTCTCTACCCTGCATGACTGGTATGGCCAGGAGATCGTGGAGCTGCGGCAGTGTTGGCAGAAGAGGGCCCAGGGGAGCCACTCAAAATGTGAGGAACAGGATAGGCCCTAAGTCTGGGCCCTTTGAGTCAGGAAACCAGGGCCAGTTCTTTTTCAGGAGTTAAATGTTTACCCATTTCCAAGGTTGCGTTTTGGGAGGGGACATGGGTTCTCTCCTTCCTGCTATTTAGGCATTCTCCAGGTTCGAGATCCACCCGTGTGTCTGGAAGGGACTGCGGGACCATTCCTTCCATCCTCTTTATTTCCTGAGGtccagagaaggaaggagacttagcagccacagagcaagaccccaatcTCCTGACTGCACTGGCCTGACTGCCCCCTCCCAGGGGATGTTAATGAAATGAAGGAAGTGGGGAATGTCACCCGAGACTGTCACAGGCTTGCCATACCTTTGGCCTACACACCGGGCTCTAGAGCCATAATTTCCAACCTGGGGAGTCTCCTGTGCACTTAAATCCGAGGTAGGCTGCAGTATCGGCTTGAAGCTCTGACACTGTCAGAGAAAGTGGATTTATTGTGTCATAGGAGTTTCTGGGACCCAGCTCTTCCTGAGAGGGGTGGGAAGATTGGGGATGGGATCCTCACTCAGCAGTCTGGGTAGGGCCCTTTGAGGCAGAGGGTCTTCGGCCAGTGAAGAGAGATTTATTCTGCTCAGAGTGCTGGGGTCCCATcctttctccctggctgccctGTTAACAGATGGTGCTGGACCTTGCCCCGGAAGGGGCTTGTAGCTTTTTTACGTCAACGAAATGCCCTCCTGTACTCTGTCTTCAGCAGCCAACTCCTGGAGCTGCCAAGTGAGGGGTTAAAGAAGAGGTGGGGAGGCAGTGTGGCTCCCTGGGAAAAGTCTGTTGCTTTGGTTCTCAGTCCTGGGTATTCTAGGAGCTTGGACACGGGATTGCGTTTCCTGTGCTAAAATTCTCTCTCCTGGCTGGGCTCCGGTAAACTGAAGCTGCTCGAGAAATCACCTGGGAACTCTCATAGCCGTTTGTCACCCAGGGTGTACTTGCCAGGACCTCTCCTTGCTACTCTTCCCAAAGTCGGGAGGCAAAGCGGCTGGGTCACCAGAGCCTGACCATACTGACGCTCCAGGGGGAAGACGCAGAGGCCGGGAAGAGACACCCCCTCCCAAACACATAAAACTT from Homo sapiens chromosome 22 genomic scaffold, GRCh38.p14 alternate locus group ALT_REF_LOCI_1 HSCHR22_1_CTG1 encodes the following:
- the PHETA2 gene encoding sesquipedalian-2 (The RefSeq protein aligns at 53% coverage compared to this genomic sequence) translates to MKLNERSVAHYALSDSPADHMGFLRTWGGPGTPPTPSGTGRRCWFVLKGNLLFSFESREGRAPLSLVVLEGCTVELAEAPVPEEFAFAICFDAPGVRPHLLAAEGPAAQEAWVKVLSRASFGYMRLVVRELESQLQDARQSLALQRRSSWKSVASRCKPQAPNHRAAGLENGHCLSKDSSPVGLVEEAGSRSAGWGLAEWELQGPASLLLGKGQSPVSPETSCFSTLHDWYGQEIVELRQCWQKRAQGSHSKCEEQDRP